A section of the Clostridium sp. TW13 genome encodes:
- a CDS encoding cyclophilin-like fold protein: MKKIVFIFFTLVIMFTFAGCNNNIENNGHSSSEASGNSKNKSADEHNTVPIDNKKITPVDNEKNVTPVDNKKEAAQVEKMTTMNITVDNKIFTATIENNDTAKAFVKQLPLTVYMSDLYGNEKYNYLSSNLPGTSSCPGKINEGDLMLYGNNCLVLFYKTFNTSYSYVKLGHIDKTAGLAEAVGSGEVKVAFSVSK, translated from the coding sequence ATGAAAAAAATCGTATTTATATTTTTTACTCTTGTTATCATGTTTACTTTTGCTGGATGTAATAATAATATAGAAAACAATGGACATTCATCATCTGAAGCATCTGGCAATTCTAAAAATAAATCAGCTGATGAACACAATACAGTTCCAATAGATAATAAGAAGATAACACCAGTGGATAATGAGAAAAACGTAACACCGGTAGATAATAAAAAGGAGGCAGCACAAGTGGAAAAAATGACTACTATGAATATAACAGTGGACAACAAAATATTTACTGCAACTATCGAGAATAATGACACTGCTAAAGCATTTGTTAAACAGCTTCCATTAACAGTGTACATGTCTGACCTTTATGGCAATGAAAAATATAATTATTTGTCAAGTAACCTGCCAGGCACATCATCTTGTCCGGGCAAAATTAATGAAGGTGATTTAATGCTTTATGGAAACAACTGCCTTGTTCTTTTCTATAAGACATTCAATACTTCATACAGCTACGTAAAACTTGGACATATAGATAAAACAGCAGGACTTGCTGAGGCAGTAGGGTCAGGCGAAGTGAAAGTTGCATTTTCAGTAAGCAAATAA
- a CDS encoding glycosyl hydrolase — protein sequence MKKNLLKPLSLLLTFALVCSLLVFRSTPAKADSSLPIKVEAESCTLGNGATVTNNVYGTKYPGYSGDGFVWAANSGTVTLNVTVPKNGMYEVSTRCWMYLGNKGDTRLQVLSINGVAQGNFYIPNKGGWADYSFGYFYLQAGQTKIEIGSSGSWGFVLYDTVTFDYAKMPALKVDSAPCDVNATTETKNLKKYLTSVYGNHILSGQQEIYGGGNNGDAELEFNYIHDKTGKYPAIRGFDMMNYNPLYGWEDGTTNRIIQWVKQRGGIATSSWHINIPTDFANYKLGDKLDWKNCTYKPTSSFKASNCLDKSTKEYAYLMLAIDDLAKQLKTLQNANVPLLFRPFHEAEGNNNINGSGAWFWWGSSGAEVYKQLWQLLYTTLTEKYGIHNIIWEVNLYTYANSAQWYPGDKYVDIVGYDKYEGSPYTWKTSAATTAFLSLVNDTNDTKMVAMTENDVIPDIQNIVNQGAWWLYFCPWYGDFITSPTYNDSARLSAIYNSPYVITLDKLPTNLYGTVTKP from the coding sequence ATGAAAAAAAACTTACTCAAACCACTTTCCCTTTTGTTAACGTTTGCATTAGTGTGCTCTTTGCTAGTGTTTAGATCTACACCAGCAAAAGCAGACTCTTCCCTCCCAATAAAAGTGGAAGCAGAATCCTGTACTCTTGGTAATGGGGCTACAGTTACCAACAATGTTTATGGCACTAAATATCCTGGATATTCAGGAGACGGATTTGTATGGGCAGCAAACTCAGGGACAGTAACCTTAAATGTTACAGTTCCTAAAAATGGCATGTATGAAGTTTCTACAAGATGCTGGATGTATCTTGGAAACAAGGGTGATACTAGACTTCAGGTTCTTAGCATCAACGGAGTAGCACAAGGTAATTTCTATATTCCAAACAAGGGTGGCTGGGCTGATTACAGCTTTGGATATTTTTATCTTCAAGCTGGACAAACAAAAATAGAAATTGGTTCTTCTGGAAGTTGGGGCTTTGTACTTTACGACACAGTAACCTTTGACTATGCAAAAATGCCTGCACTAAAGGTTGACTCTGCTCCATGTGATGTAAACGCAACCACAGAAACAAAAAACCTTAAAAAGTATCTTACAAGCGTTTACGGAAATCATATTCTTTCTGGACAACAAGAAATTTATGGTGGAGGAAATAACGGAGATGCAGAACTCGAATTTAATTATATCCATGACAAAACAGGTAAATATCCTGCAATTAGAGGTTTTGACATGATGAACTACAATCCTTTATACGGATGGGAGGACGGCACAACAAACCGTATCATTCAATGGGTAAAACAACGTGGTGGCATCGCAACTTCATCTTGGCATATCAATATACCAACTGATTTTGCAAACTATAAACTTGGTGATAAGTTAGATTGGAAAAATTGTACCTACAAACCAACCTCTAGCTTTAAAGCTTCTAATTGTCTAGACAAATCAACAAAGGAATATGCTTACTTGATGCTTGCAATTGATGATCTTGCAAAACAACTTAAAACTCTACAAAATGCTAATGTTCCTTTACTTTTCAGACCTTTCCACGAAGCTGAAGGTAACAATAATATCAATGGTTCTGGTGCATGGTTCTGGTGGGGTTCTTCAGGAGCAGAAGTGTACAAGCAACTTTGGCAGCTTCTTTATACTACTCTTACTGAAAAATACGGTATTCATAATATAATATGGGAAGTAAATCTTTATACCTATGCAAACTCAGCTCAATGGTATCCAGGAGATAAATATGTAGATATTGTTGGCTATGATAAATATGAAGGTTCTCCTTACACTTGGAAAACAAGTGCTGCAACAACAGCATTTCTATCACTTGTAAATGACACAAATGATACAAAGATGGTAGCAATGACAGAAAATGATGTAATTCCAGACATTCAGAACATTGTTAATCAAGGAGCATGGTGGTTATATTTCTGCCCTTGGTATGGCGATTTCATTACAAGTCCAACTTATAACGACTCTGCTCGTCTAAGTGCTATTTACAACAGTCCATATGTAATAACACTAGATAAACTTCCTACAAATCTTTATGGAACAGTTACTAAACCTTGA
- a CDS encoding DUF6609 family protein, whose amino-acid sequence MVTDKTALSKSIYPYPRQRVFGLFLIGVGITMIISIILGTDQYPNVWIFIVGYAMSMIGIMFNKKIRKRFSVGESTPLQEKASKFSMLFIAVVTPIIGMSLSGTGNYRLIWLLVLLAVGIHFIPFTLVHGKLALLLAILLIINSCIGLYLISISFAIFSIIDALIKLFIGIILFKLSPKKQSL is encoded by the coding sequence ATGGTAACAGATAAAACTGCATTAAGTAAATCTATATATCCTTATCCAAGACAACGGGTATTTGGTTTATTTCTTATAGGTGTAGGTATTACCATGATAATATCAATAATTTTGGGAACTGATCAATATCCTAATGTTTGGATATTTATTGTTGGATATGCTATGAGCATGATAGGCATAATGTTTAACAAGAAAATTAGAAAAAGATTTTCTGTTGGTGAATCAACTCCATTGCAGGAGAAGGCTTCTAAATTTTCAATGCTATTTATAGCTGTAGTTACTCCAATTATCGGCATGTCTTTAAGTGGGACAGGCAATTATAGACTTATATGGTTACTTGTTTTATTGGCAGTTGGTATTCACTTCATACCTTTCACATTAGTTCATGGAAAATTAGCATTATTACTTGCTATATTATTAATTATAAATTCATGTATTGGCCTATATTTAATTAGTATATCATTTGCTATATTTAGCATTATAGATGCACTTATAAAATTATTTATAGGAATCATACTATTCAAATTAAGTCCTAAAAAGCAATCACTCTAG
- a CDS encoding MerR family transcriptional regulator codes for MNYSIGDVSKMLNISISALRYYDKEGLLPLVNRTGGNIRIFDDTDVECLKMIECLKNTGMPLKEIKQFFEWCEEGDSTIEQRYELFLHQKEQTKKQIAILQNALERINYKCEFYRIAKQKGTTEVPGLREELAMKFLHKEAEKDTDNL; via the coding sequence ATGAATTATTCAATTGGTGATGTTTCAAAGATGTTAAATATATCTATCTCAGCTTTGCGCTACTATGACAAAGAAGGCCTTCTCCCACTTGTGAACAGAACAGGTGGTAATATAAGAATATTCGATGATACAGATGTTGAATGCTTAAAAATGATAGAATGTTTAAAAAATACAGGTATGCCCCTTAAAGAAATCAAACAATTCTTTGAGTGGTGTGAAGAAGGCGATTCTACCATCGAACAGAGATATGAGCTATTTCTCCATCAAAAAGAACAGACTAAAAAACAAATTGCAATTCTACAAAATGCACTTGAAAGAATTAATTATAAATGTGAATTTTACAGAATTGCTAAGCAAAAAGGAACTACTGAAGTTCCGGGATTAAGAGAAGAACTGGCTATGAAGTTTTTACATAAAGAAGCTGAAAAAGATACAGATAACTTGTAG
- a CDS encoding cupin domain-containing protein: MNIEELEKVSNFSLGEENTAYAKYFIGKSYLSLLNDKEAVICNITFEPGCRNNWHIHHGSGQILICVGGHGWYQEFGKEPQLLKSGDVVYIAPEIKHWHGAVAEEAFAHLALSIPVEGGSNEWCEPVTDEEYKKLG, translated from the coding sequence ATGAATATAGAGGAACTTGAAAAGGTATCTAATTTTTCACTTGGAGAAGAGAATACTGCTTATGCAAAATATTTTATCGGGAAAAGCTATTTAAGCCTTTTAAATGATAAGGAAGCTGTTATCTGTAATATTACATTTGAACCAGGATGTCGTAATAACTGGCATATTCATCACGGCAGCGGACAAATATTAATCTGTGTTGGTGGTCATGGCTGGTATCAAGAGTTTGGTAAAGAACCTCAACTTTTAAAGAGTGGTGATGTAGTCTATATAGCTCCAGAGATTAAGCATTGGCATGGTGCTGTAGCAGAGGAAGCTTTTGCACATCTAGCCTTATCTATTCCAGTAGAAGGTGGTTCTAACGAATGGTGTGAACCAGTGACAGATGAAGAGTATAAAAAATTAGGATAG
- a CDS encoding carboxymuconolactone decarboxylase family protein, translating to MKKQTAGRDALGTFAPKFAELNDDVLFGEVWSREDKLSLRDRSLITVTALMTKGIFDNSLKYHMANAKNNGVTAEEIAEVITHLAFYVGWPNAWAAFTLAKEVWED from the coding sequence ATGAAAAAGCAAACAGCAGGGAGAGATGCCCTTGGAACCTTCGCACCTAAATTTGCAGAATTAAATGATGATGTTTTATTTGGAGAGGTGTGGTCAAGAGAAGATAAGTTGTCACTTAGAGATAGAAGTCTAATTACAGTAACTGCACTAATGACAAAGGGGATTTTCGATAACTCTTTGAAATACCATATGGCAAATGCAAAAAATAATGGAGTAACAGCAGAAGAAATTGCTGAAGTTATTACACACTTAGCATTTTATGTTGGATGGCCTAATGCTTGGGCAGCATTTACACTAGCAAAGGAAGTTTGGGAGGATTAA